In Clupea harengus chromosome 1, Ch_v2.0.2, whole genome shotgun sequence, one DNA window encodes the following:
- the prrt2 gene encoding trafficking regulator of GLUT4 1, with protein sequence MDMDTDQHPPASGGETSGAVTTQPPPSQTDSFPCLRPLTLPREHVSSEVVVVVVKDRTENGETGGLKKKKRSESLKYHSAHNVHSSDLASPTSSFVARGPPRRSHSIPHSHHSQLGRTRTGSRSGSIAYTAFSPRPSLSRHSSIATSAPDTSKPRDYLLLAIIACFCPVWPINIVGFVYSIMSRNSLEQGNIDGARRLGRVAKLLSVVSLVGGVVIIVACAVNLSINVKA encoded by the exons ATGGATATGGATACGGACCAGCATCCCCCTGCCAGTGGTGGGGAGACCTCCGGCGCCGTGACGACGCAGCCTCCCCCCTCGCAGACGGACTCGTTCCCGTGCCTGCGGCCGCTGACCCTCCCCCGGGAGCACGTATCctctgaggtggtggtggtggtagtcaAGGACAGGACGGAGAACG GTGAGACCGGGggactgaagaagaagaagagaagcgAGTCTCTGAAAT ACCACAGTGCGCACAATGTGCACTCGTCAGACCTCGCCTCTCCGACGTCGTCCTTCGTGGCGCGGGGACCCCCGCGGCGGAGCCATTCCATCCCACACTCGCACCACTCGCAGCTGGGGCGCACGCGGACCGGCAGCCGCAGCGGCTCCATCGCCTACACCGCCTTCTCGCCGCGGCCGTCGCTCTCCCGCCACTCCAGCATCGCCACCAGCGCCCCCGACACCAGCAAGCCCCGCGACTACCTGCTGCTCGCCATCATCGCCTGCTTCTGTCCCGTCTGGCCAATCAACATCGTCGGCTTCGTCTACTCCATCATg TCTCGCAACAGTCTAGAACAGGGGAACATCGACGGAGCCCGGCGCCTGGGTCGTGTTGCTAAGCTACTGTCCGTGGTGTCGCTGGTGGGCGGTGTGGTCATCATCGTGGCGTGTGCAGTCAACCTCTCCA TAAATGTGAAGGCCTGA